The genomic segment CAAAATTTATTACCACAATGTTAGTAGGTAATAATATTTCTTTGGTGGTTTATAGTTATTATATGGGAGCTTTTCTGGTAAGAATTCTTCCTATAGAAGGTTATAACGACTTTACAATTCTGTTAATACAAACCATAATCTCTACCATTGTAATTTTAATTACGGCAGAGTTTTTACCAAAAGCTATTTTTAGAATTTATGCAAACGAAGTCTTAAAGATTTTTGCAGTTCCTGCCTATATATTCTATATATTATTTCATTATTTTTCAGAATTTATCACCATAATTTCCGATTTTATTCTACGTATTTTCTTCAAAACAAATGCAGATGAGCAACAAACGGAATTTAGTAAAGAAGAATTAGGAAACTACATAACAGAGCAGTTAGAAACTGGAAATGAAGACGAAGAAATGGATTCCGAAATTCAAATTTTCCAGAATGCATTAGAGTTCCATAATGTAAAAGCAAGAGAGGTTATGGTGCCAAGAACCGAGATTATTGCAGTAGAAATTCACGAAAAAGTATCGAATTTAAAAAGGTTATTTATAGAAACTGGTTTGTCTAAAATAGTAGTTTATAAAACTTCTATGGACGATGTTATTGGGTATGTAAACGCATTCGAGCTTTTTAAAAGACCAAAAACCATAAAATCGATCTTGCTTCCTGTTGAATTTGCACCAGAATCTATGATGATTAATAACGTTTTAAACAATTTAATGAAAAAACGCAAAAGCGTTGCAATTGTAGTAGACGAATATGGAGGAACTTCAGGTATGATAACTGTAGAAGATATCGTAGAAGAACTTTTTGGAGAAATTGAAGACGAGCACGACTCTCAAGAGTTTTTAGAAGAAAAAGTAAATGAAAGCACATTTAATTTTTCGGCACGATTAGAAGTAGATTATTTAAATGAAGAATATGGTTTAAACATTCCAAAGTCCGAAGCTTACGAAACCTTAGGAGGTTTTATAATTAACCATACAGAAAATATTCCACAAGAAAACGAAGTGGTTGATATTGAGGGCTTTGATATTAGAATCTTAAAAACAAGCAGTGCTAAAATCGACGAGGTTTCTCTTAAAATTCAATTAGAAGACGATTAAAAAAAACTTTCGCAAATCTTTCCTTTAAATTGCTATCTACCTTACCATTAATATGTTTAAAATGGGTTGCAATATTAAAACCCAAATCGTATATTCGCCAACTGAAAATAAATTAAATTAAGTATGGCAATTTTATCAAAAATTAGAGAACGTTCGATGTTCTTAATAATTATTATTGGTTTAGCACTTTTTGCTTTTGTACTAGACCCTTCTACTTTAGGAGATTTTTTTAACTCTAGCAAAGTAAATGAGGTTGGAGAAATAAATGGCGAAACAGTTTCTAGACAAGAATTTGCAACCGCTTTAGAAGCATATAAACAACAAACTGGTGGTAGAGTTTCTGAAATGCAAGCAGCAAAATCTGTTTGGGATAACATTGTTAGAAAAAAGATTTACAAAAACCAATTAGAAGAAGCTGGTATTACTGTTGGAGAACAAGATGTTTGGAACGAAGTAATAAATTCTCCTTCTGTAAGTAATAGCCCTCAATTTCAAAATGAAGCTGGTTTGTTTGACGAAGGAAAGTTCAAACAATTCTTAGCAGATACAAAAGAGAACAACCCTCAATTATGGACTGCTTGGTCTAATTACATGAACCAAATTAAAGATAATGCAGAAACAAGTACGTACAACAAATTAATAACTGCTGGTTTAGGAGCTTCTTTAAAAGAAGGCGAAAACGAGTATATGATAGAGAACACGAAAGTAAATGCCCAGTTTGTGTATGTTCCTTATTCTACTGTAGCAGATAGTTTGGTTAAAATTAAAAAGTCGGATGTAAAAGCATATATTAAAAACCACAAAGCTCAATTTCAAGTGGATGCATCTCGTGATATTTCTTACGTAAAGTTCGATATTGTTGCAACTCCAGAAGACGAAGAAGCAATAAAGGCAGATTTAGCCACTTTAATCGAAGACTTTAAAAAGACTTCAAACAACAAAGATTTCTTAAACGAAAATGGTTCTGAAACTCCTTTAGATGAAAACTATAAGTACAATGTAAACATTAACCAAACCATTGCAAACGAAATTTTTGCAGGAGATAAAGGAGATGTATTTGGACCTTATAAAGATCAAGGATATTTTAAAGTTTCTAAAATTGTAGAAATTTCTAAAATGCCAGATTCAGTAAAAGCAAGCCATATTTTAATACCTTTTGTTGGTGCACAAAGAGCAACTCCAGATGTTACAAGGTCGGAAGACGAAGCTAAGAAATTAGCAGACAGCATTCTTACTGTTGTAAAAAGAAGAAGTAGCAAATTTGCAGATTTAGCAAAAGAATTTTCTTCAGATAAATCGAATGCAGAAAAAGGAGGAGATTTAGATTGGTTTAATTACAATAGAATGACACCTGCTTTTAGAGATTTTTCTTTTACAAACAAAAAAGGAACTATAGATGTTGTAAAAACTCCTTTTGGTTTTCATATTGTAAAAATAGATGAAACTAAAAACGAACAAAAAGTTTTAAAATTAGCTACATTTAGCAGAAAAATTGTTGCTTCAGAAAAAACAGAAAACGAAGTATTCCAAAAAGCAGAGCAATTTGCATTGGCGATTTCTAATAATAAAGATTATGCACAAGTTGCAAAAGATAACAACTACAATTTAAGATCTGCAGTTGGTTTAAAAGTTTTAGACGAGAGTGTACCAGGTATTGGTAATCAAAGACCAATTGTTTCTTGGGCATTTGAGAAACACCTAAAAACAGGAGATTTTAAGCGTTTCGATATAGAAGGTAGTCACGTAGTTGCAATTATAACAGGAAAAACAGAAAAAGGTTTAATGCCTGTAGATAAAGCTATCAATAGAGTAAGACCAATTTTGTTAAACGAAAAGAAAGCAGCTATACTTTCAGAAAAATTTAATGGAGCCGATTTACAAGAAATTGCCAAAGCCAATAACGTAACTGTTAGAACTGCAAACGGAATTAACTTAAAAACACCAACTTTAAGTGGTGTTGGAGCAGAGCCTAAAGTTGTAGGAGCAATGTATAATGCTGAATTAAATAAAATGTATAACAATATTGCAGGAAGCAGAGGAGTGTATGCCTTTAAAGTTACAGAAAGAAACTTACCAACAGCTTTACCAAACTACGATTCTAATAGAAAGAAAATTGCTGAAGCAAGAAAAAGACTTACATTTAAAATGTATGAGGCTTTAAAAGAAGCTTCAGATATTGAAGATAATAGAGCAAACATGTATGTTTCTAACTAAACAATAGAATCATTTTATAGAATATTAAATCCGTTTACATTGTGAGCGGATTTTTTTTGGTTAAAAGATATTTTGAAATAAAGAGGAAAAAAGCGTGTTTTATTATGGTAATTTTAGTGCAGAAATGGTCTTAGGAATGCTGTATTTTAAAACTAAAATAGTTGGTAAATATTAGTTTAGTAAAATCCACAACTTCAAGAGAAATTTTGCCAAACACTTTTAATTTTCTTGAAAACTAACTGTTTTTCAATTTAAACCTGTATACCCAAATAGGTTTTGTTTTCAAAAATACACGCAAAAAAACCTTTTCGAGTAATCAAAAAGGTTTTGTTATATTTAAAAAGTTAAAAAAATTATCCGTTCATAGAAATTAAAAACTCTTCGTTATTTTTAGAGAACTTAATTCTTTCATTTATAAATTCCATTGCTTCAATCGGGTTCATATCTGCTAAATACTTACGTAAAACCCACATTCTTTGCACATTAT from the Polaribacter cellanae genome contains:
- a CDS encoding hemolysin family protein, whose amino-acid sequence is MEIELIIIFLSIILSAFFSGMEIAFVSANKLHIELEKKREGFIPKILNRITQKSSKFITTMLVGNNISLVVYSYYMGAFLVRILPIEGYNDFTILLIQTIISTIVILITAEFLPKAIFRIYANEVLKIFAVPAYIFYILFHYFSEFITIISDFILRIFFKTNADEQQTEFSKEELGNYITEQLETGNEDEEMDSEIQIFQNALEFHNVKAREVMVPRTEIIAVEIHEKVSNLKRLFIETGLSKIVVYKTSMDDVIGYVNAFELFKRPKTIKSILLPVEFAPESMMINNVLNNLMKKRKSVAIVVDEYGGTSGMITVEDIVEELFGEIEDEHDSQEFLEEKVNESTFNFSARLEVDYLNEEYGLNIPKSEAYETLGGFIINHTENIPQENEVVDIEGFDIRILKTSSAKIDEVSLKIQLEDD
- a CDS encoding peptidylprolyl isomerase — encoded protein: MAILSKIRERSMFLIIIIGLALFAFVLDPSTLGDFFNSSKVNEVGEINGETVSRQEFATALEAYKQQTGGRVSEMQAAKSVWDNIVRKKIYKNQLEEAGITVGEQDVWNEVINSPSVSNSPQFQNEAGLFDEGKFKQFLADTKENNPQLWTAWSNYMNQIKDNAETSTYNKLITAGLGASLKEGENEYMIENTKVNAQFVYVPYSTVADSLVKIKKSDVKAYIKNHKAQFQVDASRDISYVKFDIVATPEDEEAIKADLATLIEDFKKTSNNKDFLNENGSETPLDENYKYNVNINQTIANEIFAGDKGDVFGPYKDQGYFKVSKIVEISKMPDSVKASHILIPFVGAQRATPDVTRSEDEAKKLADSILTVVKRRSSKFADLAKEFSSDKSNAEKGGDLDWFNYNRMTPAFRDFSFTNKKGTIDVVKTPFGFHIVKIDETKNEQKVLKLATFSRKIVASEKTENEVFQKAEQFALAISNNKDYAQVAKDNNYNLRSAVGLKVLDESVPGIGNQRPIVSWAFEKHLKTGDFKRFDIEGSHVVAIITGKTEKGLMPVDKAINRVRPILLNEKKAAILSEKFNGADLQEIAKANNVTVRTANGINLKTPTLSGVGAEPKVVGAMYNAELNKMYNNIAGSRGVYAFKVTERNLPTALPNYDSNRKKIAEARKRLTFKMYEALKEASDIEDNRANMYVSN